Proteins from a genomic interval of Acidimicrobiales bacterium:
- a CDS encoding carboxymuconolactone decarboxylase family protein encodes MTARIDNPANLLPDSMKGIQSIIKAAYSAGVPRSTMELAHLRASQINGCSPCVYSGSISAKKAGESDERIFAVAAWRETALFTDEERAALALAESMTRIADRDEAVPDSVWDEAAKHFDEKQLAGLVLWIATTNLFNRINGATKQPAGVVW; translated from the coding sequence ATGACAGCAAGAATCGACAACCCAGCCAACCTGCTCCCCGACTCGATGAAGGGGATCCAATCGATCATCAAGGCGGCCTACAGCGCGGGAGTGCCTCGCTCCACGATGGAACTCGCCCATCTACGGGCCAGCCAGATCAACGGCTGCAGCCCCTGCGTCTACAGCGGCTCGATCAGCGCCAAGAAGGCCGGCGAGAGCGACGAGCGGATTTTCGCGGTGGCCGCGTGGCGCGAGACCGCCCTCTTCACCGACGAGGAGAGGGCGGCGCTGGCCCTGGCCGAGTCGATGACTCGCATCGCCGACCGCGATGAAGCCGTGCCCGACAGCGTGTGGGACGAGGCGGCCAAGCACTTCGACGAGAAGCAGCTCGCCGGGCTGGTCCTGTGGATCGCCACCACCAATCTGTTCAATCGGATCAACGGCGCCACCAAGCAGCCCGCGGGTGTGGTCTGGTAA
- a CDS encoding DUF1059 domain-containing protein — protein MKTMTCKDLGGPCDLAHRGSTADEIIKAQDKHLKEMVAGGDQTHASAHNEMKGRWRHPISGMGWYRATKREFAARPDHRTGVDAAAD, from the coding sequence ATGAAGACGATGACATGCAAGGACCTGGGTGGGCCGTGTGACCTCGCTCATCGTGGAAGCACCGCCGACGAGATCATCAAGGCACAGGACAAGCACCTGAAGGAGATGGTCGCAGGCGGCGACCAGACCCACGCAAGCGCGCACAACGAGATGAAGGGAAGGTGGCGCCATCCCATCTCGGGCATGGGCTGGTACAGGGCTACCAAGCGGGAGTTCGCCGCCCGTCCCGATCACAGGACGGGCGTGGACGCTGCCGCGGACTGA